From Ancylobacter pratisalsi, one genomic window encodes:
- a CDS encoding phage major capsid protein has translation MQIHTRLAGGVARLVADRQGLPVICFEPPNDQGTKSAEQLAGEVKTLFQKSLDQVKEVAEKALSEAGKGIDMTNSVKEKTDDALIKMNSLMEQVADYEQKLAAARRGGEPDKEKSIGDLFVEDQKVKDFLGSAQPRGRVDMQAKATITSATTDTAGSAGAARVDTRLPGIVAPPDRRMTVRDLITPGRMDGNALEYVKETGFTNNAGMVAEAAAKPQSDIKLALVTTTAKVIAHHSKASRQILDDVAQISSYIDGRLRYGLAFKEEGQLLNGDGTGQNLLGIIPQASAFAAPITLTDPTSIDLMRLAMLQAVLAEYPATGHIMNPIDWAWVETLKDTTGRYIIGNPQGAIAPTLWGLPVVQTQAMAVDKYLTGAFRLGAQIFDRWLARVEIATENEDDFIKNLITMLCEERLALAVYRPEAFVYGDFGRVA, from the coding sequence ATGCAGATCCATACCCGTCTCGCGGGCGGTGTCGCGCGCCTTGTCGCCGACCGTCAAGGCCTTCCCGTCATCTGCTTCGAACCGCCGAACGACCAGGGCACCAAGAGTGCCGAGCAGCTTGCCGGCGAGGTGAAGACCCTTTTCCAGAAGTCCCTCGACCAGGTGAAGGAGGTTGCCGAAAAGGCACTCTCCGAGGCCGGCAAGGGCATCGATATGACCAATTCCGTCAAGGAAAAGACGGACGATGCCCTGATCAAGATGAATAGCCTTATGGAGCAGGTCGCCGACTACGAGCAAAAGCTCGCGGCTGCCCGGCGCGGCGGCGAGCCTGACAAAGAAAAGTCGATCGGCGACCTGTTTGTCGAAGACCAGAAGGTGAAGGACTTCCTTGGATCTGCACAGCCGCGCGGTCGCGTCGACATGCAGGCCAAGGCAACGATCACCTCGGCGACCACCGATACTGCCGGCTCCGCCGGCGCGGCGCGCGTCGATACCCGTCTGCCGGGGATCGTCGCGCCGCCGGATCGGCGCATGACCGTCCGCGACCTGATCACGCCTGGTCGCATGGACGGCAACGCGCTGGAGTACGTCAAGGAAACCGGGTTCACCAACAATGCAGGAATGGTGGCGGAAGCGGCTGCAAAGCCGCAGTCTGATATCAAGCTGGCGCTGGTGACGACCACGGCGAAGGTGATTGCCCATCACTCCAAGGCCTCTCGCCAGATCCTCGACGACGTCGCGCAGATTTCCTCCTACATCGACGGTCGGCTGCGTTATGGGCTCGCCTTCAAGGAGGAGGGGCAGCTTCTCAACGGCGACGGCACGGGGCAGAACCTGCTCGGTATCATCCCGCAGGCGAGCGCCTTTGCCGCTCCGATCACCCTTACCGACCCGACCAGTATCGACCTGATGCGCCTCGCCATGCTGCAGGCAGTGCTGGCGGAATACCCGGCGACTGGCCATATCATGAACCCGATCGATTGGGCGTGGGTTGAGACGCTGAAGGACACTACGGGTCGCTACATCATTGGCAATCCGCAGGGTGCAATCGCCCCGACGCTGTGGGGGCTTCCGGTGGTGCAGACACAGGCAATGGCGGTCGATAAGTACCTTACGGGTGCTTTCCGTCTTGGTGCGCAGATCTTCGATCGCTGGCTCGCCCGCGTCGAGATCGCGACCGAGAACGAAGACGACTTCATCAAGAACCTGATCACGATGCTCTGCGAGGAGCGCCTGGCACTCGCTGTCTATCGGCCTGAGGCATTCGTGTATGGCGATTTCGGGCGCGTCGCCTGA
- a CDS encoding head-tail connector protein: protein MRAVIIDPPGELFPIADVKAHLRVDGGDDDGYLEGLVAAAAGWIGGPAGWLGRSLGMQTLEVTGRCFDDRGLGVIMLPARPVAEVVAVSYVDTSGVERAIEPEQYRLIGDIGINPVPGFTWPSTADVPEAVRIRYKAGYEAGHIPAPIRLAILMLVGQWYGNREAASNRPQVELPFAVEALLMPFKVLA, encoded by the coding sequence ATGCGAGCCGTCATCATCGATCCGCCCGGCGAGCTTTTCCCTATCGCTGACGTGAAGGCACATCTTCGCGTCGATGGTGGCGATGATGACGGCTATCTTGAGGGACTCGTCGCCGCCGCAGCCGGGTGGATAGGCGGTCCGGCCGGGTGGCTCGGCAGATCGTTGGGTATGCAGACGCTTGAGGTGACCGGACGATGTTTCGATGACCGGGGCCTCGGTGTCATCATGCTTCCCGCCCGGCCGGTCGCGGAGGTGGTTGCGGTCTCCTATGTCGACACGAGCGGCGTAGAGCGCGCGATAGAACCGGAGCAATACCGACTTATCGGTGATATCGGCATCAATCCCGTTCCGGGCTTCACATGGCCTTCCACCGCCGACGTGCCAGAGGCCGTGCGCATTCGTTACAAGGCGGGCTATGAGGCCGGCCATATTCCCGCGCCGATCCGGTTGGCGATCCTCATGCTGGTTGGCCAGTGGTACGGGAATCGAGAGGCGGCGAGCAACAGGCCACAAGTCGAGCTTCCCTTCGCAGTCGAAGCATTGCTGATGCCGTTCAAGGTGCTGGCATGA
- a CDS encoding HK97 family phage prohead protease encodes MARSLAYAEVFMTQTYDYVLDTKSIGSEGEFEGHASTFGNVDQGGDVVEPGAFIESIVRSKKEGRTIPMLWQHKQDEPIGIWTDIAEDAKGLYVRGQLILDGDPVAQRAYGKLKAKALGGMSIGYRIPPGGIIEDDKRPGVSRLKTIDLREISLVTMPMNIQARITSVKAEVAEAIERLKAGDRLSEREWERLLKAEPFGLSNSQAERAVRINLKRGQGDPDGTATNGADFLRALLTGG; translated from the coding sequence AGTCGATCGGCTCTGAAGGCGAATTCGAAGGGCATGCTTCGACCTTCGGCAACGTCGATCAGGGCGGCGATGTCGTCGAGCCTGGCGCCTTTATCGAGAGCATTGTGCGCTCCAAGAAAGAGGGGCGCACGATTCCAATGCTCTGGCAGCACAAGCAGGATGAGCCAATCGGCATCTGGACCGATATCGCCGAAGACGCGAAGGGTCTTTATGTGCGAGGTCAGCTCATTCTAGACGGCGATCCCGTCGCGCAGCGGGCCTATGGAAAGCTCAAGGCCAAAGCGCTCGGCGGCATGTCGATCGGCTACCGGATCCCGCCGGGTGGCATCATCGAAGATGACAAGCGCCCAGGTGTCAGTCGGTTGAAGACGATCGACCTACGCGAGATTTCGCTCGTGACCATGCCGATGAATATCCAGGCGCGCATCACAAGCGTGAAGGCCGAAGTGGCTGAAGCGATCGAGAGATTGAAGGCCGGGGACCGGCTTTCCGAACGCGAGTGGGAACGGTTGCTGAAGGCGGAGCCATTCGGCCTTTCCAACTCACAGGCTGAGCGCGCCGTGCGCATCAACCTGAAGCGTGGTCAGGGGGATCCTGACGGCACGGCGACCAATGGGGCCGATTTCCTGCGAGCACTGCTCACGGGCGGCTGA